In Zhaonella formicivorans, one DNA window encodes the following:
- the cooS gene encoding anaerobic carbon-monoxide dehydrogenase catalytic subunit, with the protein MSNCQTCSSAAQCGVSAHASVNQMHERTKELGVTTVFDRYQQQQPQCGFGMQGICCQLCSHGPCRITPKAPQGICGATADTIVARNLVRLESHGIAAYTHHLEEILKTIKATAQGKTPYTIGDEQKLREIAGVVGLDTTKPTNALAEELADVMLHELRKGSDEPLALVKLFAPKTRLEAWEKLGIIPGGPLSELRDAMTKTMSNIDTDPVDLLLTALRLAISTGYMGLVGTITMQDILLGTPSLTKSEADLGIIDEENVNIVAHGHVPLVATAVIKAAESKEMQELAKKAGAKGIKVYGSMCTGQELMQRSATSAKGYAGQLGNWITQEFMIATGAVDLVMMDMNCSIPGMKAVADKFHTKLVSVDRILRMAGVEDHVDYEPEKVSEQAKELIKMAIKQYKQRDKSSVVIPKGKAPAVAGFSVETILGALGGSLDPLLDAVKQGAIKGIAAVVGCTNNRNGHDSQGLTIMRELIKNDVLVIAAGCMSSASQIERLQTPEAAEEAGEGLKAVCKMLGIPPVLNFGSCVDIGRIGVAVTAIANALGVDPSQLPVVASAPEYLEQKAVADGVFAVAFGLLTHIGPVPPVTGSALVTKILTEDVESLTGGKVLVEENPVEAARKMLEHINQKRAALGI; encoded by the coding sequence ATGAGTAATTGCCAAACTTGTTCCAGTGCGGCTCAGTGCGGCGTATCAGCCCACGCCAGCGTGAACCAAATGCACGAAAGAACCAAAGAATTAGGTGTAACTACCGTATTTGACCGTTACCAGCAACAGCAGCCCCAGTGTGGTTTCGGGATGCAGGGTATCTGCTGTCAGCTTTGCAGCCATGGGCCTTGTAGAATTACACCGAAAGCTCCGCAAGGGATTTGCGGCGCCACTGCTGATACAATAGTAGCGAGGAACCTGGTGCGTCTTGAATCCCATGGTATCGCAGCCTATACGCACCATTTGGAAGAAATATTAAAAACTATTAAAGCTACTGCGCAAGGCAAAACACCATACACCATCGGTGATGAGCAGAAACTGCGTGAGATTGCAGGTGTGGTAGGTTTGGATACTACAAAACCGACCAACGCTTTGGCAGAAGAGCTGGCAGACGTGATGCTGCACGAACTGCGCAAAGGTTCTGATGAACCCTTGGCCCTGGTGAAATTGTTTGCCCCCAAGACCAGGCTGGAGGCTTGGGAGAAACTGGGCATAATTCCCGGGGGTCCTCTGTCAGAATTAAGGGACGCCATGACCAAGACCATGTCCAATATTGACACTGATCCTGTGGATTTGCTGTTAACCGCCTTAAGACTTGCTATTTCAACAGGTTATATGGGCTTAGTAGGTACTATTACTATGCAGGACATCCTGTTAGGAACTCCCAGCCTGACAAAGAGTGAAGCCGACTTGGGGATTATTGATGAAGAGAATGTAAACATCGTTGCCCACGGTCACGTGCCTTTGGTAGCCACTGCAGTAATTAAGGCGGCAGAGTCCAAAGAAATGCAAGAATTGGCTAAAAAAGCCGGTGCTAAAGGCATTAAAGTTTACGGGTCGATGTGCACCGGCCAAGAGCTAATGCAGCGTAGCGCTACTTCTGCCAAGGGTTATGCCGGTCAACTAGGTAACTGGATTACGCAGGAATTTATGATTGCTACCGGTGCTGTAGACCTGGTGATGATGGATATGAATTGCTCTATTCCGGGCATGAAAGCAGTTGCAGACAAGTTCCATACCAAGCTGGTTTCCGTGGACCGGATTTTAAGAATGGCCGGCGTGGAAGACCATGTGGACTATGAACCGGAAAAAGTTTCCGAACAGGCCAAAGAACTTATTAAAATGGCTATCAAACAATACAAGCAACGGGATAAATCCAGCGTGGTTATCCCCAAAGGTAAGGCTCCTGCCGTAGCCGGTTTTTCTGTAGAAACAATTCTGGGCGCTTTAGGCGGAAGTTTAGATCCGCTGCTTGATGCCGTAAAACAGGGAGCTATTAAAGGTATAGCCGCTGTAGTTGGTTGTACTAATAACAGAAACGGACATGACAGCCAAGGTCTTACCATTATGCGAGAACTCATCAAAAATGACGTACTGGTTATTGCAGCCGGCTGTATGAGCAGCGCTTCTCAGATTGAAAGGCTGCAAACACCGGAAGCGGCTGAAGAAGCAGGTGAAGGACTCAAAGCAGTATGCAAGATGCTTGGCATCCCGCCGGTATTGAACTTCGGTTCTTGTGTAGATATCGGCCGGATCGGGGTAGCTGTTACAGCAATTGCTAATGCTTTAGGTGTAGATCCCAGCCAATTGCCCGTGGTGGCTTCCGCGCCTGAATACCTGGAGCAAAAAGCGGTAGCAGACGGAGTATTTGCAGTAGCCTTTGGCCTCTTGACCCATATTGGTCCTGTACCTCCTGTAACAGGCAGCGCTCTGGTTACCAAGATCTTGACGGAAGATGTGGAAAGCTTAACCGGCGGTAAGGTACTGGTTGAAGAAAATCCTGTAGAAGCTGCCAGAAAAATGCTTGAGCATATCAATCAGAAACGCGCTGCTCTGGGGATATAA
- a CDS encoding class I SAM-dependent methyltransferase, whose product MEFYQAISKHYDAIFPLGEAQLKLLSEEFAGKNKILDLACGTGTYALALGAKGFQVYGLDLDASMVAEARSKAAKERAKVDVDFLVADMRDCAELFSPKSFGGIFCIGNSLVHLPSKEHLGTLVKNVFDLLEEGGVFISQIVNYDRVLHYGITELPVIHNRQAGVRFIRKYKYNEEHRRIIFSGTLEVEGEKPVTNSVTLLPLLKDEMIAMHQEAGFKQIETFGGFRREPFTLDTQALVVVARK is encoded by the coding sequence GTGGAATTTTACCAAGCAATCAGTAAACATTATGATGCGATTTTTCCTCTGGGTGAAGCCCAACTTAAGTTGTTGTCAGAAGAATTTGCAGGTAAAAACAAGATCCTGGATCTGGCCTGCGGGACGGGAACCTATGCATTGGCGCTAGGGGCTAAAGGATTTCAGGTCTATGGGTTGGATTTGGATGCCAGCATGGTGGCAGAAGCCAGAAGTAAAGCTGCCAAGGAAAGAGCAAAGGTTGACGTTGACTTTTTAGTGGCTGATATGAGAGATTGTGCAGAGCTATTTTCTCCGAAAAGCTTCGGGGGTATATTTTGTATCGGCAATTCGCTGGTGCATTTACCAAGCAAAGAGCATCTCGGCACATTGGTCAAAAACGTTTTTGATTTGCTGGAAGAAGGAGGGGTTTTTATTTCCCAGATTGTCAACTACGATCGGGTCTTGCATTATGGCATCACCGAACTGCCTGTGATACATAACCGGCAGGCAGGGGTAAGATTCATCCGCAAATATAAATACAATGAGGAACATAGGAGGATTATTTTCTCCGGAACACTGGAAGTAGAAGGGGAAAAACCTGTAACCAATTCGGTAACTCTCTTGCCGCTATTAAAGGATGAAATGATAGCTATGCATCAGGAGGCAGGCTTTAAGCAAATTGAAACTTTCGGAGGTTTTCGGCGTGAGCCCTTTACATTAGACACTCAGGCTTTAGTTGTAGTAGCTAGGAAGTAA
- a CDS encoding Crp/Fnr family transcriptional regulator, translated as MGSAEINLQALKRIPIFSDLSEEHLEELNKVILVRRYKKGMLVFVEGEPGDALYFVRKGVIKLSKTMEDGREQILHFVKDGDIFAEVLLFDGGPFPATAEVMEEAEVGIIRNKDIDNYLRQHPDIALQILKIMSKRLRRAQAQIRDLALNNTYGRLVNTLLKLANEYGEKTPEGTKINLVLGQQDLANMIGSSRETVARFISDLKKSKVIAVHRQYITILNEDKLKQWV; from the coding sequence GTGGGCTCAGCAGAAATCAATCTACAAGCCTTAAAACGCATCCCCATTTTTTCTGATCTTTCAGAGGAACACCTGGAGGAATTAAACAAAGTCATCTTGGTTCGTAGATACAAAAAAGGAATGTTAGTATTTGTCGAGGGAGAACCGGGTGATGCCCTTTACTTTGTGCGCAAAGGCGTAATTAAGCTCTCCAAAACCATGGAAGACGGTCGCGAACAGATCCTCCACTTTGTCAAAGACGGCGATATTTTTGCCGAAGTGCTGCTATTTGACGGAGGTCCTTTTCCGGCTACGGCAGAAGTGATGGAGGAGGCAGAAGTAGGCATTATCCGAAATAAAGACATAGACAATTATTTACGGCAGCATCCTGATATTGCCTTACAAATCCTGAAAATTATGAGCAAACGCCTCCGGCGGGCCCAAGCTCAAATCAGGGATCTGGCATTGAATAATACCTATGGTCGCCTAGTTAATACCCTCTTAAAACTGGCTAACGAATACGGGGAAAAAACCCCGGAAGGCACCAAAATCAACCTCGTCCTAGGTCAGCAGGATCTGGCTAATATGATTGGCTCATCGCGGGAAACAGTAGCCCGCTTTATCAGTGATCTGAAAAAATCCAAGGTTATTGCTGTCCACAGGCAGTATATTACAATTCTGAATGAGGATAAATTGAAACAATGGGTTTAA
- a CDS encoding 4Fe-4S binding protein, with the protein MLGLPKKTTLQLVRNSVQILVALLLLWAGFKFYRFVAYFESMGATVFTHRPPVVEAFLPISAFMSLKLFLITGMFDRIHPAGLTIFLLALLLSFFFRKAFCSWICPIGTISEGLGLLGAKFLIQVELPTIIDRGLMLIKYLILAFFVKIIVVDMSAFAIAGFLNSPYNRIADVKMLKFFTEMSTTTAIVLLILAVLSLFIRNFWCRYLCPYGALLGVISFFSPTAVARDKELCIDCAACTKACPSKLQVAKSERVASPECTGCLRCLEACPQKDALKLKFLGHKLQPLVFGLGVVLLFFGGTAVAKLAGYWQTSLSMGDYAQLILNLNFLQHP; encoded by the coding sequence ATGCTGGGGTTACCAAAAAAGACGACTTTACAGTTGGTACGAAACTCCGTACAAATCCTGGTCGCGTTATTGCTGCTCTGGGCAGGATTCAAATTCTATCGCTTTGTGGCATATTTTGAATCAATGGGTGCTACTGTGTTCACGCACCGGCCGCCGGTAGTGGAGGCTTTTCTACCGATTAGCGCTTTCATGTCTTTAAAGCTGTTCCTTATAACAGGGATGTTTGACCGGATTCATCCAGCCGGTTTGACCATATTTTTGCTGGCCTTATTGCTCTCATTTTTTTTCCGCAAAGCTTTTTGCAGTTGGATTTGCCCCATAGGCACCATTTCCGAGGGGTTGGGTTTATTAGGAGCAAAATTTTTAATTCAAGTTGAGCTGCCTACAATAATAGATCGTGGGCTGATGCTTATCAAGTATTTGATCTTGGCATTTTTTGTAAAAATTATAGTTGTGGATATGTCCGCTTTTGCCATAGCAGGCTTTTTGAACAGTCCGTACAACCGGATTGCCGATGTGAAAATGTTGAAATTCTTTACGGAAATGAGCACAACCACCGCAATAGTTCTGCTCATACTAGCAGTCTTATCATTGTTTATTAGAAACTTTTGGTGCCGCTATTTGTGTCCTTACGGAGCTTTGTTGGGAGTCATCAGTTTTTTTAGCCCTACAGCAGTGGCTAGGGACAAAGAACTTTGCATAGATTGTGCAGCCTGTACAAAGGCTTGCCCTAGTAAGCTCCAGGTGGCTAAATCGGAAAGAGTTGCCTCTCCGGAATGTACTGGTTGTTTGCGCTGTTTAGAGGCTTGTCCTCAAAAAGATGCTTTAAAACTGAAGTTTTTGGGGCATAAACTACAGCCTTTGGTTTTCGGCCTGGGAGTGGTACTGCTTTTCTTTGGTGGTACAGCTGTTGCTAAATTGGCCGGATACTGGCAGACTAGCTTAAGTATGGGGGATTACGCCCAGCTAATTTTAAATTTAAATTTTTTACAACATCCATAA
- a CDS encoding MFS transporter, translated as MKKESIAKLAALCGVPLIMVLGNSMLIPVFPEMQRAMDISKLQVGLTITLFSLPAGLAIPIMGFLCDKVGRKKIIVPSLLVYGLGGVISGLAPTLFNNSLAVLLTGRIIQGIGAAGTAPIAMALVSDIFTSSERSKALGTIEAANGLGKVVSPILGSIIALIVWYALFFVYAMLAVPIAVAVWLLIKEPPLATKNQSISKYFTNIKRIFTEKGESLAGCYLAGSVVLLLLFGVLSYLSDVLEEAHGLKGVVKGLVLAVPVLVMAATSFISGRYLQKHQKKMKLFILFGLVVVAVSLAAISLLKSNIVFFIGVSLMGLGTGLVLPAVNTLVTSSCKLEERGGITALYGSVRFFGVAAGPPAFSLLLNYSKTAMFLSGSILAATAAIVAFIAIKEQQLLSGGQQKQENRESLSGKQIVKIVNAGSAKKGEAHPLAEFVGAFRTSINKNKLR; from the coding sequence ATGAAAAAAGAAAGCATAGCCAAATTGGCGGCACTATGCGGTGTTCCTTTGATCATGGTGTTAGGAAACTCCATGCTCATTCCAGTGTTTCCGGAAATGCAGCGGGCCATGGATATAAGCAAACTGCAAGTAGGGCTTACTATTACTTTATTTTCCTTACCTGCGGGATTAGCCATACCTATTATGGGTTTCCTTTGCGACAAAGTTGGGCGAAAAAAGATCATTGTCCCCTCTTTGTTAGTTTATGGTTTGGGAGGAGTTATATCCGGCCTGGCTCCTACCTTATTTAACAATTCTTTAGCTGTCCTTTTGACAGGGCGCATTATCCAGGGTATTGGAGCCGCAGGCACCGCTCCCATTGCCATGGCGCTCGTGAGCGACATTTTTACCAGCAGCGAGCGGAGTAAAGCTTTAGGAACCATTGAAGCCGCCAATGGTTTAGGAAAAGTGGTAAGCCCGATTTTAGGCTCAATAATAGCTTTAATTGTCTGGTACGCATTGTTCTTTGTCTATGCAATGCTGGCTGTGCCTATTGCTGTGGCTGTTTGGCTGCTCATTAAAGAACCACCTTTGGCTACCAAAAATCAATCAATAAGTAAATATTTCACTAATATCAAAAGAATTTTTACCGAGAAGGGGGAATCTTTAGCCGGCTGTTACTTGGCAGGCAGTGTGGTTTTGCTGTTGCTCTTCGGTGTTTTGTCTTATTTATCCGATGTACTTGAAGAAGCCCACGGCTTAAAAGGAGTTGTAAAAGGCCTTGTCTTGGCTGTGCCGGTACTGGTTATGGCTGCTACTTCATTTATTTCCGGCAGGTATTTGCAAAAACATCAAAAAAAGATGAAACTGTTTATCTTATTCGGGCTTGTTGTGGTGGCTGTTTCGTTGGCGGCAATTTCTTTGCTGAAATCAAACATTGTATTCTTTATTGGAGTATCTTTAATGGGTCTCGGCACCGGTTTGGTTTTACCGGCAGTCAATACTTTGGTTACCAGTTCTTGTAAGCTGGAGGAGCGGGGTGGTATTACAGCTCTGTATGGAAGCGTGCGTTTTTTCGGTGTAGCCGCAGGGCCACCGGCCTTTAGTTTACTGTTAAATTACAGCAAAACAGCAATGTTTTTAAGTGGAAGTATTTTGGCGGCTACTGCAGCTATTGTTGCATTTATAGCTATTAAAGAGCAGCAGTTGTTAAGCGGCGGGCAGCAGAAGCAGGAAAATCGGGAAAGTTTGAGTGGCAAGCAAATTGTAAAAATAGTTAATGCGGGAAGCGCAAAAAAAGGCGAAGCCCACCCCCTGGCTGAATTCGTCGGAGCTTTCCGGACTAGTATTAACAAAAATAAGTTAAGATAA
- a CDS encoding spore coat protein → MQGQMISDKDVMQLLLDQHKYAACSLTQFALECTNMSLRNEVLRALDMTFAHQHHIFELMRQQGWYEPAMATPTDLAMVQNMFGQMNVTNV, encoded by the coding sequence ATGCAAGGCCAAATGATATCTGATAAGGATGTTATGCAGCTTCTTTTAGACCAACATAAATACGCTGCTTGCAGTTTGACTCAATTTGCTTTGGAATGTACGAACATGTCCTTAAGAAACGAAGTTTTGCGCGCTTTGGATATGACTTTTGCGCACCAGCACCATATTTTCGAATTAATGAGGCAGCAAGGCTGGTATGAACCGGCAATGGCTACCCCTACTGATCTAGCCATGGTGCAAAACATGTTTGGACAAATGAATGTAACCAATGTCTGA
- the recG gene encoding ATP-dependent DNA helicase RecG, whose amino-acid sequence MAEIREAIENLKQLLQREERLGYTNAACFGGFSSHFLSCLAELENFSLDKADALVILKYLAALISEYPKLLMPERRETLHKISAALDSLSQLGGEAGALVCTNKKAKTPPLPVGKIGPQAAVHALKQVGPNRAKILARLGIKTLGELIYHFPRRYEDRSKIKKIAELQPGEIETFCGSVLNVEELKPRRRLTIIKATIGDATGQAQAVWFNQPYLKRQLSKGVNVLVTGKVERKFFQSEVAVHDFEVLDGSDLIHAGRIVPVYPATERLPQKTIRQIIYRALEDYLAVFPEQLPVELLEKYKFLSRSEALRAIHFPPDWKTLNEARRRLVYEELFFLQLKLIANKKVVEQKKPGIAHQGPNPRVEEFCRRLPYPLTGAQKKVINEILLDMESSQPMSRLVQGDVGSGKTVVAMVALLKAVDSGFQGALMAPTEILAEQHYLNLRQLLTPLDVRVALLTGSLPKKAKEELLTRIAAGQVDIVVGTHALLQENVRFKTLSLAVTDEQHRFGVMQRSVLQEKGLNPDVLVMTATPIPRTLALTLYGDLDLSVIDELPPGRKPVLTRYIPESKRNDAYLFIKEEIERGRQAYIVCPLVDESEAIEAEAATKLAAYLQEKIFPEYRVGLLHGRMSSQEKEDVMNDFRDNSIKILVATTVIEVGVNVPNATIMLIEGVERFGLAQLHQLRGRIGRGEHKSYCFLMGNLKSDEAKARVKILVSCSDGFVIAEEDLNLRGPGEFFGTRQHGLPELKIADLIKDAPILERARQDAFTMLKKYPTLVNQSQTLRI is encoded by the coding sequence ATGGCAGAAATCCGGGAGGCAATCGAGAACCTTAAACAGCTCCTGCAACGGGAAGAACGCCTGGGCTACACAAATGCAGCCTGCTTCGGCGGATTTAGCTCCCATTTTCTTTCCTGCTTGGCAGAACTTGAAAATTTTAGCCTGGATAAAGCCGATGCTTTGGTTATCTTAAAATATTTAGCTGCTTTAATATCCGAATACCCGAAACTGCTCATGCCTGAAAGAAGGGAAACGTTACATAAAATTTCAGCGGCACTGGATTCTCTAAGTCAACTGGGCGGAGAGGCCGGTGCCTTAGTTTGTACAAACAAAAAAGCTAAAACACCACCGCTGCCGGTAGGTAAAATCGGGCCGCAGGCAGCGGTTCATGCTCTTAAACAGGTTGGGCCTAATCGCGCAAAGATTTTAGCCCGTCTAGGCATCAAGACTCTCGGTGAGTTAATTTATCATTTCCCCCGGAGATACGAAGACCGCAGCAAAATAAAAAAAATAGCCGAACTCCAGCCCGGTGAAATTGAAACTTTTTGCGGCAGCGTGTTAAATGTTGAGGAACTAAAGCCCCGCCGCCGGCTTACTATTATCAAGGCAACAATTGGCGATGCTACCGGACAAGCCCAGGCAGTCTGGTTTAACCAGCCCTATTTAAAAAGGCAGCTTTCCAAAGGAGTCAATGTTCTTGTAACTGGCAAGGTTGAAAGGAAATTTTTTCAGAGTGAAGTGGCAGTTCATGATTTTGAGGTTTTAGATGGATCCGATTTAATCCATGCGGGAAGGATTGTTCCCGTATACCCTGCCACTGAACGTTTGCCTCAAAAAACAATTCGGCAAATTATTTACCGGGCCCTGGAGGACTATCTGGCAGTTTTCCCTGAACAACTGCCCGTGGAACTACTTGAAAAATACAAATTTCTTTCCCGTTCTGAGGCTTTAAGAGCCATTCATTTCCCACCTGACTGGAAAACCTTAAACGAGGCCAGGAGAAGGTTGGTTTACGAGGAACTGTTTTTTTTACAGTTAAAACTCATAGCCAATAAAAAAGTTGTGGAACAAAAAAAACCGGGGATAGCCCATCAGGGTCCCAACCCCAGGGTTGAAGAGTTTTGTCGCCGGTTACCTTATCCGTTGACAGGGGCCCAAAAAAAAGTAATTAATGAGATATTGCTGGATATGGAAAGCAGCCAACCAATGTCCAGGTTAGTGCAAGGTGATGTGGGGTCCGGCAAGACAGTAGTAGCGATGGTGGCGCTTTTAAAGGCAGTGGATTCCGGTTTTCAAGGGGCGCTCATGGCCCCTACGGAGATTTTGGCGGAGCAGCATTATCTCAACTTGCGCCAGTTGCTTACGCCCTTAGATGTGCGCGTTGCTTTGCTGACCGGCAGTCTTCCCAAAAAGGCAAAAGAGGAATTACTAACTCGGATTGCAGCAGGTCAGGTGGACATAGTAGTAGGTACTCATGCTTTACTTCAAGAAAATGTAAGATTTAAAACTCTCAGTCTAGCTGTTACCGATGAGCAACACCGGTTTGGAGTGATGCAGCGCTCCGTGCTCCAGGAAAAAGGTTTGAATCCCGATGTTCTAGTGATGACGGCAACCCCAATACCCCGGACATTAGCCTTAACCCTTTACGGAGATTTGGACTTATCAGTAATCGATGAACTGCCCCCTGGCCGAAAGCCGGTATTGACCAGGTATATACCTGAAAGCAAACGAAATGATGCCTATCTTTTTATCAAAGAAGAAATCGAGAGAGGAAGGCAAGCATACATAGTTTGCCCCTTGGTGGATGAGTCGGAAGCCATAGAAGCAGAAGCGGCCACTAAGTTAGCTGCTTATTTGCAGGAAAAAATTTTCCCGGAATACAGAGTCGGCTTGTTGCACGGAAGAATGTCCAGTCAGGAAAAAGAAGACGTAATGAACGACTTCCGGGACAACAGCATCAAAATCCTGGTGGCAACAACGGTAATCGAAGTCGGGGTGAATGTGCCCAACGCTACAATTATGCTGATTGAAGGGGTGGAAAGATTTGGGCTGGCTCAATTACACCAGCTGCGCGGAAGAATTGGCAGGGGTGAACATAAATCTTACTGCTTTTTAATGGGCAATTTAAAAAGCGATGAAGCTAAAGCCAGGGTGAAAATTTTAGTTTCTTGCAGCGATGGCTTTGTGATTGCTGAAGAAGATTTAAATTTAAGAGGTCCCGGTGAATTTTTTGGTACCAGACAACACGGGCTGCCGGAGCTAAAAATAGCTGACCTGATAAAAGACGCCCCCATTTTGGAACGAGCACGGCAAGATGCCTTTACAATGCTGAAAAAATATCCGACACTTGTTAATCAAAGCCAGACTTTACGCATTTAA
- a CDS encoding DAK2 domain-containing protein: MQYKYLDALRLQKMFLAGSQNLAANKDIVDALNVFPVPDGDTGTNMSLTLLAAVREVERIQNLNIKSLSQAMATGALMGARGNSGVILSQLFRGFSQVLEGTEQVDSKALAAAAQSAVEVAYKAVIKPVEGTILTVAKAAAKGAKEAASAGGDCAKVISEALRFAQAALERTPQMLPALAQAGVVDAGGKGLCLIIEGALNGLLDENLASPDLAGDTLITLPGKIEKKAVFEAEVKELAFRYCTELIIKGNGLSQELIRRALEGWGDSLLVVGNDNITKIHIHTNNPGKVLEYAVSLGTLHDIKIDNMEEQHQEKLLHGDEIPLNAEEIKPSKAAGIVAVSVGQGLIDILKSLGADVVVSGGQTMNPSTEDLVAGIKEVNAKQVYVLPNNKNIILAAEQAAELLEDIEVVVIPSKTFPQGMAALLAFDPEGTKEDNQAKMNAALQNVRSGELTYAVRDSQYNGWEIRAGEFLGMSEGNLVAKGDSLIEVARELISEMAKEGGELLSLFYGSEVEPKEAEFLRAELAKDYPELEIEIHSGGQPLYYYIIALE, translated from the coding sequence TTGCAATATAAGTATCTGGACGCCCTCCGGCTGCAGAAAATGTTTTTGGCCGGGTCACAAAACCTGGCAGCCAATAAAGATATAGTTGATGCCTTAAATGTTTTCCCCGTGCCCGATGGCGACACGGGGACTAATATGAGTTTGACTCTTTTGGCAGCTGTACGGGAAGTTGAAAGAATTCAGAATCTAAACATCAAATCTTTGTCGCAGGCTATGGCTACCGGGGCGCTGATGGGAGCAAGGGGCAATTCGGGCGTAATTTTGTCCCAACTTTTCCGGGGATTCAGTCAGGTATTGGAAGGAACTGAACAGGTAGATTCCAAAGCATTGGCTGCCGCTGCTCAAAGTGCAGTTGAGGTAGCCTACAAAGCAGTGATCAAGCCGGTGGAAGGGACAATTCTGACTGTGGCTAAAGCCGCTGCGAAAGGAGCAAAAGAAGCAGCCTCTGCCGGTGGCGATTGTGCCAAGGTAATCTCTGAAGCCCTCAGGTTTGCACAAGCAGCTTTGGAGAGAACACCGCAAATGCTTCCCGCCTTGGCCCAGGCAGGTGTAGTTGATGCAGGCGGGAAAGGTTTATGCTTGATCATTGAGGGAGCTTTAAACGGTCTGCTGGATGAAAATCTAGCTTCCCCGGATTTAGCGGGCGATACTTTGATTACTCTGCCAGGAAAAATTGAAAAAAAAGCTGTTTTCGAGGCCGAAGTCAAGGAATTGGCATTCCGCTATTGCACTGAACTTATTATTAAAGGGAACGGTTTATCCCAGGAGTTAATTCGCCGGGCATTGGAGGGCTGGGGTGACAGTCTGCTGGTTGTTGGAAACGATAATATTACCAAAATCCACATTCATACCAACAACCCCGGCAAAGTCTTGGAATATGCGGTAAGCTTGGGTACTTTACATGATATCAAGATTGACAATATGGAGGAACAGCATCAGGAAAAGCTGCTGCATGGGGACGAGATACCATTAAATGCTGAGGAGATTAAACCATCTAAAGCTGCCGGTATCGTCGCAGTGAGTGTCGGACAGGGTTTAATCGATATTTTAAAAAGCTTAGGCGCTGATGTAGTTGTCTCTGGGGGACAAACTATGAACCCCAGCACGGAAGACCTGGTGGCGGGAATCAAAGAGGTCAACGCCAAGCAGGTGTATGTTTTGCCCAATAATAAGAACATTATACTTGCTGCGGAACAAGCCGCCGAATTGCTGGAAGACATAGAGGTTGTTGTCATTCCCAGCAAAACCTTTCCCCAGGGAATGGCTGCGTTACTTGCTTTTGACCCGGAAGGAACTAAAGAAGATAACCAGGCTAAAATGAATGCTGCGCTGCAAAATGTGCGCTCCGGCGAACTTACATACGCGGTAAGGGATTCCCAATACAACGGCTGGGAAATCCGTGCAGGGGAATTCTTGGGAATGTCGGAAGGCAACTTGGTGGCGAAAGGCGATAGCCTCATCGAGGTAGCCAGGGAATTGATCAGTGAGATGGCAAAAGAAGGGGGAGAACTCTTAAGCCTATTTTACGGCAGCGAAGTTGAACCAAAAGAAGCTGAATTTTTGCGAGCAGAACTCGCCAAGGATTATCCCGAGTTGGAAATAGAAATTCATTCAGGCGGACAGCCATTATATTATTATATTATTGCTTTAGAGTAG
- a CDS encoding Asp23/Gls24 family envelope stress response protein: protein MANTLETQYGKVSISKEVIATLAGYAAAECYGLVGMASQKLQDGLFELLGREATGKGIQVNIVDNRVSIDVYIVVGYGTKINEVAHNVMEKVHYTVQRLTGIPIEKVNIIVQGVKVID, encoded by the coding sequence TTGGCTAACACTTTAGAAACCCAGTATGGTAAAGTTTCGATTTCCAAGGAAGTAATAGCAACTCTTGCAGGGTACGCTGCTGCAGAGTGCTATGGGCTGGTGGGCATGGCTTCCCAGAAATTACAAGACGGGTTATTTGAACTTCTAGGCAGAGAAGCGACGGGAAAAGGTATCCAGGTTAACATAGTAGATAACCGGGTAAGCATTGATGTCTATATTGTGGTGGGGTACGGCACTAAAATCAATGAGGTAGCCCATAACGTTATGGAAAAAGTGCATTATACCGTACAAAGGCTAACGGGTATACCCATTGAAAAGGTAAATATAATTGTACAAGGGGTCAAAGTTATAGATTGA
- a CDS encoding DUF1858 domain-containing protein, protein MISKEMSLLELLQAYPQSREILEKHGMACLRCMGAADETIENGARMHGINVEALLADLNKLVQKN, encoded by the coding sequence ATGATTAGCAAGGAAATGTCGCTCCTTGAACTGCTACAGGCCTATCCCCAGTCCAGGGAAATTTTGGAAAAGCATGGTATGGCGTGCCTCCGCTGCATGGGTGCTGCTGACGAAACGATTGAAAACGGCGCCCGTATGCATGGCATCAATGTAGAGGCATTACTGGCCGATTTAAACAAATTAGTGCAAAAGAACTGA